GATCTGCTGGCGGGTGCCTTCGGCCAGCTGGCTGACGCTGTTGAGCATCAGGTGCTCAGGGGTTTTCAGCACCTTGCCGATCATGTCGCGCAGGCCGGCACCGCCAGTGGTGGCGGAGAACAGCATGGTCTGTTCACGATTCGGGCACTCGTTGCACAGGCGCTCGACGTCTTCGGCAAAGCCCATGTCGAGCATGCGGTCGGCTTCATCGAGCACGATCACCTGGACATGCTCCAGGTGCAGGTTGCCGGCATTGAGCTGCTCGAGCAAGCGGCCCGGGGTGCCGATCAGCACGTCCGGCACCTTGCGCAGCATCGCGGCCTGCTCCTTGAAGTCTTCGCCACCGGTGATCAGCCCGGCCTTGATGAAAGTGAACTGGGAGAAGCGCTCGACTTCCTTGAGGGTCTGCTGCGCCAGCTCGCGGGTCGGCAACAGCACCAGGGCGCGAATTTCGACGCGCTTCTGCTTGAGGTCAACCAGGCGGTTGAGCATCGGCAGGACGAAGGCTGCGGTCTTGCCGCTACCGGTTTGCGCCGTCACCCGCAGGTCACGCCCTTGCAACGCCAAAGGGATGGCCGCTGCCTGCACCGGCGTCGGCTCGACAAATTTCAGCTCGGCCACGGCTTTGAGCAGGCGTTCGTGCAGGGCGAATTGGGAAAACACGGGTGTACCTCGGGCATGTGCAAAAAATTCAGTTGCATAGGGTAACGTTTTCCGGCGTCGGAGCCGAATTTCTTTTGGCAACTTCTTGCCGATCCGCGCTCTAATGGCCTTGTTTTCGACTTGCGGACCCTTTACGACACCGTTATGGACATTCAACAGCTGTGGCAAAACACCCTGGACCTCTGGGGCACCCTTGATCAACACCCGCTACTGC
This portion of the Pseudomonas sp. SORT22 genome encodes:
- a CDS encoding DEAD/DEAH box helicase; protein product: MFSQFALHERLLKAVAELKFVEPTPVQAAAIPLALQGRDLRVTAQTGSGKTAAFVLPMLNRLVDLKQKRVEIRALVLLPTRELAQQTLKEVERFSQFTFIKAGLITGGEDFKEQAAMLRKVPDVLIGTPGRLLEQLNAGNLHLEHVQVIVLDEADRMLDMGFAEDVERLCNECPNREQTMLFSATTGGAGLRDMIGKVLKTPEHLMLNSVSQLAEGTRQQIITADHNQHKEQIVQWLLENETYDKAIIFTNTRVMADRIYGHLVAKDYKAFVLHGDKDQKDRKLAIERLKQGGAKILVATDVAARGLDVDGLDLVINFDMPRSGDEYVHRIGRTGRAGNEGLAVSLICHGDWNLMSSIERYLKQTFERRVIKEVKGTYTGPKKVKASGKAAGVKKKKTDKKGDKKVVAKRKPTAKPKPNAPLASADGLAPLKRRKPAPAAE